In Mycoplasmopsis fermentans PG18, one genomic interval encodes:
- a CDS encoding TrmH family RNA methyltransferase — protein sequence MEKTVISSVSNPKIKYLKEVQKDNKSDYFLVSGYHLVQEALAKNLVIEIFEEESKSTYKTATLVKSNVLKSISSTMHPDGVVALCLKPKSQIKNKVILLDNVQDPGNVGTIIRNAACFGFDTVISNVNFYNDKVVRATQGALFQVSLIKENNNEDLIKVLNNEGYFIVATSLDKDSIKLDELKINKEKVVLILGNEGNGINKNLYKYCDQKVYIPIEFESLNVAVASGIILNKIYNK from the coding sequence ATGGAAAAAACAGTAATTTCAAGTGTAAGTAATCCTAAAATTAAGTATTTAAAAGAGGTTCAAAAAGACAATAAAAGTGATTACTTTTTAGTATCTGGTTACCATTTAGTACAAGAAGCTTTAGCTAAAAATTTAGTTATTGAAATTTTTGAAGAAGAAAGCAAAAGCACCTATAAAACAGCTACTTTGGTAAAAAGTAATGTTTTAAAAAGTATCTCAAGTACAATGCATCCAGATGGTGTTGTAGCCTTGTGTTTAAAACCTAAAAGTCAAATAAAAAATAAAGTCATTTTGCTTGATAATGTCCAAGATCCAGGTAATGTTGGCACTATTATTAGAAATGCTGCATGCTTTGGTTTTGATACGGTTATTTCGAATGTAAATTTTTATAATGACAAAGTAGTTAGAGCAACTCAAGGTGCACTTTTCCAAGTTTCATTAATCAAAGAAAACAATAATGAAGATTTAATTAAAGTACTAAATAATGAAGGTTATTTTATTGTTGCCACTTCTCTCGATAAAGATTCAATTAAACTAGATGAATTAAAAATAAATAAAGAAAAAGTGGTTCTAATTTTAGGAAATGAAGGCAACGGAATCAATAAAAATTTATATAAATATTGTGACCAAAAAGTGTACATCCCTATTGAATTTGAAAGCCTAAATGTTGCGGTAGCAAGTGGAATAATTTTAAATAAAATATATAATAAATAA
- a CDS encoding MAG0865 family DivIVA-related protein, whose translation MKKTNNEKFFNKNFSRELNGYSVPEVDNFIDQLWNYVKQLETEIESLEEARNVDRQKLNNKITELENKQFNELLDTNLRKKIKKNE comes from the coding sequence ATGAAGAAAACAAATAACGAAAAATTTTTCAACAAAAATTTTAGTAGAGAATTAAATGGTTACTCAGTTCCTGAAGTAGATAATTTTATTGATCAATTGTGAAATTATGTTAAGCAATTAGAAACTGAAATTGAATCATTAGAAGAAGCTAGAAATGTTGATCGACAAAAATTAAATAACAAAATAACTGAATTGGAAAACAAACAATTTAATGAATTACTTGATACAAACTTAAGAAAGAAAATCAAAAAAAATGAATAA
- the ylqF gene encoding ribosome biogenesis GTPase YlqF: MNNNEQTLINWYPGHMAKAMREIKENATLADIFLIVLDARIPISSYNEDFDNIAPQKPRLFVITKSDLMDKSKKEKIQKRFQNEKLLWLDLRQLKSRNQILNQLKVLSQSKIKKDKEKGFLTSNIKVFVLGVPNAGKSTLINLMSQRKSLKVANYPGVTRVKKWVISDNFYFMDTPGILLPKHEDQSAAIKLAMIGSIETNIFPQRFLAENFLKVIVKYYPNKIKEEFNIDIESKDDLSETEAYNIVAQIADNKNFKVDKKIDFDRTYKYILNWIKNLKNVTFD, translated from the coding sequence ATGAATAATAATGAGCAAACTTTAATTAATTGATATCCTGGTCACATGGCTAAAGCCATGCGTGAAATTAAGGAAAATGCAACCTTAGCCGATATCTTTTTAATTGTTCTAGATGCTAGAATTCCAATTAGCAGTTATAATGAAGATTTTGATAATATCGCGCCTCAAAAACCAAGACTTTTTGTAATCACAAAAAGTGATTTAATGGATAAAAGTAAAAAAGAAAAGATCCAAAAAAGATTTCAAAATGAAAAACTTTTGTGACTTGATTTAAGACAACTAAAAAGTAGAAATCAAATCTTAAATCAATTAAAAGTTTTATCTCAATCTAAGATTAAAAAAGATAAAGAAAAAGGTTTTTTAACTAGCAACATAAAAGTTTTTGTATTAGGAGTGCCAAATGCTGGGAAAAGTACATTGATTAATTTAATGAGTCAAAGGAAAAGTTTAAAAGTAGCAAATTATCCTGGAGTTACCAGAGTTAAAAAATGAGTTATATCAGATAATTTTTACTTTATGGATACACCTGGAATTTTATTGCCTAAACATGAAGATCAAAGTGCAGCAATTAAATTAGCAATGATAGGGTCAATTGAAACAAATATTTTTCCTCAAAGATTTTTAGCAGAAAACTTTTTAAAAGTTATTGTTAAATATTATCCAAACAAAATTAAAGAAGAATTCAATATTGATATTGAATCAAAGGATGATTTGAGCGAAACTGAAGCTTATAACATAGTTGCTCAAATTGCTGATAATAAAAACTTTAAAGTTGATAAAAAAATAGATTTTGACCGAACATATAAATATATATTGAATTGAATCAAAAACTTAAAGAATGTTACTTTTGATTAG
- a CDS encoding ATP-binding cassette domain-containing protein, protein MGSNGAGKTTTVEMLVGILKPSAGNIKYFFGDSMDKGKIDATKIGIQFQDSSYPQGLTVRDVIKSMNKIYGNKMKGLELDYLIKIFGVDEYIDNKAASLSGGQHQRLNALLALIHKPELVILDELSTGLDIKIKTRLVEFINNFVKDNKSTLLIVSHDINEINTLADRIVIMNKGKVIFDKTKDEAVKEFKTLAACLEYYI, encoded by the coding sequence TTAGGATCAAATGGAGCTGGTAAAACCACAACAGTTGAAATGCTTGTTGGTATTCTTAAACCAAGTGCAGGAAATATTAAATACTTTTTTGGCGACTCAATGGATAAAGGAAAAATTGATGCAACAAAAATTGGAATTCAATTTCAAGATTCCTCATATCCACAAGGGTTAACTGTTCGTGATGTAATTAAATCAATGAACAAAATCTATGGTAACAAAATGAAAGGTTTAGAGCTAGATTATTTAATTAAAATTTTTGGTGTTGATGAATATATAGATAATAAAGCAGCTTCACTAAGTGGTGGTCAACATCAAAGATTAAATGCTCTTTTAGCTTTAATTCATAAACCTGAATTAGTTATCTTAGATGAATTAAGTACTGGATTGGATATTAAAATTAAGACCAGACTTGTTGAATTTATTAACAATTTTGTTAAGGATAATAAATCAACTTTATTGATTGTTTCACATGATATTAATGAAATTAATACACTAGCAGATCGTATTGTAATTATGAACAAAGGCAAAGTTATTTTCGATAAAACCAAAGACGAAGCAGTAAAAGAATTCAAGACTCTGGCAGCTTGCTTAGAGTACTACATTTAA
- a CDS encoding ABC transporter permease yields MEDKEKLNETNNNRKNIKKQKRIMQNSKQMNSFLGVFSIINTHFWKAFVGPFFAFGYPIVFVIILGAVFNYEMILGSSITIGPVAVACVSLPTAIFEFKKSTLLKRIGASNIKPLAFLSYTAFYYFFVMVLSAIWTALVALMVFGPQYFNEGKVLFETTFGSQTIAVRTTPMKDLFTRIHWAGYIYSAIVLTLVSIAVGLFIVSVSKSILTIQAIGSSLLIISMFLTGQVLPISQIIGQKVMWYLSYITPFKSPITQNTMAFSGSAYLSSLYDGYNFTAGAAEKIYALNNLQTFLETIAKNTETNIITATQIHSKGSALFPESAQIKAYIDEIAKSIKMIMFNLTDHAINKDDAINLTIRYNSYNIFNATEVYKSINALKTYEGTNLTFDEAVKNSIYEILKKAVNENENDNYIKLLNGMSNQDLCPNIQDYPYKVINGKSIEKVKDLDLNKFIDDYRKEMNESMKQSMLAVKTNEIYNLTMNNIKTNYKNFIDTNKAYVQLSQGGINKDSILEIGSVVENYVNFILPWLWIVVLVGLSQKSFTWNTR; encoded by the coding sequence ATGGAAGATAAAGAAAAATTAAATGAAACAAACAATAATCGAAAAAACATCAAAAAACAAAAAAGAATTATGCAAAATTCTAAACAAATGAATTCTTTTTTAGGTGTTTTTAGTATTATTAATACACACTTTTGAAAAGCATTTGTTGGTCCTTTCTTTGCTTTTGGTTATCCTATAGTTTTTGTAATTATCTTAGGTGCTGTCTTTAATTATGAAATGATTTTAGGTTCTTCTATTACAATAGGACCTGTGGCTGTAGCTTGTGTTTCACTTCCTACTGCAATCTTCGAATTTAAAAAATCAACATTGCTTAAGAGAATTGGGGCTTCTAATATAAAACCGCTAGCTTTCTTAAGTTATACGGCCTTTTATTACTTCTTTGTTATGGTTCTTTCTGCTATTTGAACAGCCTTGGTTGCTTTAATGGTTTTTGGACCTCAATATTTTAATGAAGGTAAAGTATTATTTGAAACAACATTTGGTTCACAAACTATAGCTGTTAGAACAACTCCAATGAAAGACTTATTTACAAGAATTCATTGAGCTGGTTATATTTATAGTGCTATTGTTTTAACACTTGTAAGTATTGCTGTTGGTTTATTTATAGTTTCAGTAAGTAAAAGTATTTTAACTATCCAAGCAATAGGTTCATCATTATTAATTATTTCAATGTTTTTAACTGGACAAGTGTTGCCTATATCTCAAATTATTGGCCAAAAAGTAATGTGATATTTATCATACATAACTCCATTTAAATCGCCAATAACTCAAAACACAATGGCTTTTAGTGGTAGTGCATATTTAAGCTCATTATATGATGGTTATAACTTTACTGCTGGAGCTGCTGAAAAAATTTATGCTTTAAACAATTTGCAAACATTTTTGGAAACAATAGCTAAAAATACGGAAACAAATATAATAACAGCAACACAAATTCATTCTAAAGGCAGTGCACTTTTTCCTGAATCTGCTCAAATAAAAGCATATATTGATGAAATAGCAAAATCAATAAAAATGATAATGTTTAATTTGACGGATCATGCTATAAATAAGGATGATGCAATTAATTTAACTATTCGTTATAATTCATATAATATCTTTAATGCAACAGAAGTTTACAAATCGATTAATGCTTTAAAAACTTATGAAGGAACTAACTTAACATTTGATGAAGCTGTTAAAAACTCAATTTATGAAATTTTGAAAAAAGCAGTAAACGAAAATGAAAATGATAATTATATTAAGCTTTTAAATGGTATGTCAAATCAAGATTTATGTCCAAATATTCAAGATTATCCATATAAAGTAATAAATGGTAAATCTATTGAAAAAGTAAAAGACCTTGATTTAAATAAATTCATTGATGATTATCGTAAAGAAATGAATGAAAGTATGAAACAATCAATGTTAGCTGTAAAAACAAATGAAATTTACAATCTAACAATGAATAATATTAAAACCAATTATAAAAATTTTATTGATACAAATAAAGCTTATGTTCAATTATCTCAAGGTGGTATTAATAAAGATTCGATTTTAGAAATTGGCAGTGTTGTTGAAAACTATGTTAACTTTATTCTTCCATGACTTTGAATAGTTGTTTTAGTTGGCTTATCTCAAAAATCATTTACTTGAAATACAAGATAA
- a CDS encoding purine-nucleoside phosphorylase, translating into MPTPHISAQKGEIAKIVLMPGDPLRAEYMAKKFLKNPKLVSSVRNVLFYTGKYNGKDVTIGASGMGSASIGIYAYELFTVYEVETIVRVGSTGSYIKELNVKQPVLVKRAYADGTGFVELMVGNKKQENYPDLETYEKLKQTTKEMNVELKEVSCHSTDVFYGLRSLEDTIKITKCQTVDNECFALFATAQRCKKKAAALLSVSENIVTGASLSSDERLKEFSTMFLVALNALTK; encoded by the coding sequence ATGCCAACACCACATATTAGTGCGCAAAAAGGTGAAATAGCTAAAATTGTATTAATGCCAGGAGATCCCTTAAGAGCAGAATACATGGCTAAAAAATTTTTAAAGAATCCTAAATTAGTTTCAAGCGTTAGAAATGTTTTATTTTATACAGGTAAATATAATGGCAAAGATGTAACAATAGGGGCTAGTGGTATGGGTTCAGCTTCAATAGGAATTTATGCTTATGAGCTTTTTACTGTTTATGAAGTTGAAACAATAGTTAGAGTTGGTTCAACAGGTTCATATATCAAAGAATTAAATGTTAAGCAACCTGTGTTAGTTAAAAGAGCTTATGCTGATGGAACAGGCTTTGTTGAATTAATGGTTGGAAATAAAAAACAGGAAAATTATCCTGATTTGGAAACTTATGAAAAGCTTAAACAAACAACCAAAGAAATGAATGTTGAATTGAAAGAAGTTTCTTGCCATTCAACTGATGTTTTTTATGGATTAAGATCACTAGAGGATACTATAAAAATAACTAAATGTCAAACTGTTGATAATGAATGTTTTGCTCTTTTTGCAACAGCACAAAGATGCAAGAAAAAAGCAGCTGCATTATTAAGTGTTTCTGAAAATATTGTAACTGGAGCGTCATTAAGTTCAGACGAAAGACTCAAAGAATTTAGTACAATGTTTTTAGTAGCCTTAAATGCTTTAACTAAATAA
- the tpx gene encoding thiol peroxidase, which translates to MNKRQETTFFKNKVTLLGDKIEVGQKAPNFTALNNELKSVQLKDFKDKVILISSVPSLDTGVCQMQTVRFNKEVEQIKGLKVITISCDLPFAQSRFCTSFNTNNVVTLSDHKNLDFGLKYGCVIEELRLLNRAIFVIDKNGIIQYVEYVKENTDHPNYDKALKCVKNII; encoded by the coding sequence ATGAATAAAAGACAAGAAACAACTTTTTTCAAAAATAAAGTTACTTTATTAGGTGATAAAATTGAAGTAGGTCAAAAAGCACCAAATTTTACAGCCTTAAATAATGAATTAAAATCTGTTCAATTAAAAGATTTTAAAGATAAAGTAATATTAATCTCATCTGTTCCTTCTTTAGACACTGGAGTTTGTCAAATGCAAACTGTAAGATTTAACAAAGAAGTTGAACAAATTAAAGGGCTAAAAGTAATTACAATTAGTTGTGATTTGCCTTTTGCTCAAAGTAGATTTTGTACTTCATTTAACACTAATAATGTTGTTACTTTATCAGATCATAAAAATTTAGATTTTGGTCTTAAATACGGATGTGTAATAGAAGAATTAAGGCTCTTAAATAGAGCTATATTTGTAATTGATAAAAATGGCATAATTCAATATGTAGAATATGTTAAAGAAAACACAGATCATCCTAATTATGATAAAGCTTTAAAATGTGTTAAAAATATAATTTAG
- a CDS encoding YihY/virulence factor BrkB family protein, with the protein MQNNNNQNKIYTGLDQNRLKKEYRNSLKKSWFARNIVPVENKKWLFFEKIVKFFIMIILWIATPRLSWKNKSKTNELINRTYKKFTDKSFVFIPLSTAFYFLVSFVPIITIMIVLLSLIPGYHTLFINEVLTRIIPGVTSIIKIPDTTKKGAQLTSLIILCLASLWMASSGFGKFIYSQNYIYGHENLGNWFTNRIKGLFVVLGISIYLFLAAALYLFFYQTFTYNMSTYHKNIYFYITFSFYLLIMLYFGLTLLYTMSPSFKLSWTTVFPGVLITSFPVMIFITIFGFLTSLINYDKYGIIGSFMYIALFVSFLTYFMFLGIIVNEAYYKTYVSSYTVSKRSIFGKKF; encoded by the coding sequence ATGCAAAATAATAATAATCAAAATAAAATTTATACAGGATTAGATCAAAATAGACTTAAAAAAGAATACCGAAACAGTCTAAAAAAATCTTGATTTGCTCGTAATATTGTGCCTGTAGAAAATAAAAAATGACTATTTTTTGAAAAAATAGTTAAGTTTTTTATCATGATTATTTTGTGAATAGCCACCCCTAGATTAAGTTGAAAAAACAAAAGCAAAACAAACGAATTAATTAATAGAACTTACAAAAAATTTACTGATAAATCATTTGTTTTTATTCCACTTTCAACTGCTTTTTATTTCTTAGTTTCCTTTGTTCCTATTATTACAATTATGATTGTTTTACTTTCGTTAATTCCTGGTTATCATACTTTATTTATTAATGAAGTTTTAACTCGAATTATTCCTGGTGTTACTTCTATTATTAAGATCCCTGACACCACAAAAAAAGGCGCTCAATTAACTTCTTTAATTATTCTTTGTTTGGCTTCTTTATGAATGGCTTCAAGTGGTTTTGGCAAATTTATTTACAGTCAAAATTATATTTATGGACATGAAAATTTAGGTAACTGATTTACTAATAGAATTAAAGGATTATTTGTTGTTTTAGGTATCAGTATTTACTTATTTTTAGCAGCTGCTTTATATCTATTCTTCTATCAAACTTTTACTTACAATATGTCAACATATCACAAAAATATATATTTTTATATAACATTTTCTTTCTATTTATTAATAATGCTTTACTTTGGCTTAACTTTACTTTATACCATGAGTCCTAGCTTTAAATTAAGTTGAACTACAGTATTTCCTGGCGTTTTAATTACTAGCTTTCCAGTCATGATCTTTATCACTATTTTTGGATTTTTAACATCATTAATTAACTATGACAAATATGGTATTATAGGCTCATTTATGTATATTGCATTATTTGTTTCATTCTTAACATATTTTATGTTTTTAGGAATTATAGTTAATGAAGCATATTACAAAACTTATGTGTCTTCATACACTGTTTCTAAACGTAGTATATTTGGCAAAAAATTTTAA
- the der gene encoding ribosome biogenesis GTPase Der, translating to MRNNVIAIIGKPNVGKSTLFNRLIGKRSSIIYDRPGVTRDRLYETFSWNGKEIKVIDTGGIEIENRPFQEHIQIQAKIAIEEANVIIFMVDGASDITNDDLMIYSMLQKSGKPIVVVANKLDNISQFNYSWYSLGVDHIFPISAQHGNGVGDVLDQCLKHLRLDDEKSDKLFKLSIIGRPNSGKSSMLNRLANENRSIVSDIAGTTRDSVKSIVKIKDEVFEIIDTAGITRKSKIEDSVDHYALKRAMSSLDESNLSLVLIDSTQELSHFDSRIIGYALDNNKPIIIVVNKWDLINKETKTMVEFEKKMRNKFHFVPWVPICFVSVKTNSRMDKLIDTIIKVKQNLERDVKPSVLSNLIRETQMIQPAPPYNGGRLNIYFARKTQDPVPTFVFFVNNKKYVHFSYERFLEKQIRQVLDYTGCPINLVFKNKSGLE from the coding sequence ATGAGAAACAACGTTATAGCCATTATTGGAAAACCAAATGTTGGTAAAAGTACCCTATTTAATAGGCTAATTGGTAAAAGAAGTTCAATAATTTATGACCGTCCTGGAGTAACAAGGGACCGTCTTTATGAAACCTTTTCTTGAAATGGAAAAGAAATTAAAGTTATCGATACTGGTGGTATCGAAATCGAAAATAGACCTTTTCAAGAACATATTCAAATTCAAGCAAAAATTGCTATTGAAGAAGCTAATGTAATTATTTTTATGGTTGATGGTGCTTCTGACATCACTAATGACGATTTAATGATTTACAGTATGCTTCAAAAATCTGGCAAACCTATTGTCGTAGTTGCAAACAAATTAGATAATATTTCACAGTTTAATTATTCATGATACTCACTTGGCGTGGATCATATTTTTCCTATTTCAGCTCAACATGGTAATGGTGTTGGTGATGTCTTAGACCAATGTCTTAAACATCTTAGACTTGATGATGAAAAGAGTGACAAACTATTCAAACTTTCAATTATTGGACGTCCTAATTCAGGTAAAAGTTCAATGTTAAATAGATTAGCAAATGAAAACCGTTCAATAGTTTCTGATATTGCGGGAACTACTAGAGATAGTGTTAAAAGTATTGTAAAAATCAAAGATGAAGTTTTTGAAATCATTGATACAGCTGGTATTACTAGAAAAAGTAAAATTGAAGATAGCGTTGACCATTATGCTTTAAAACGCGCTATGAGTTCACTTGACGAATCTAACTTATCTTTAGTTTTAATTGACTCAACTCAAGAATTATCACACTTCGATTCTAGAATTATAGGCTATGCTTTAGACAACAATAAACCAATAATTATTGTGGTTAATAAATGAGACTTAATTAATAAAGAAACTAAAACAATGGTTGAATTCGAAAAGAAAATGCGTAACAAATTTCATTTTGTACCTTGGGTTCCTATTTGTTTTGTTTCAGTTAAAACAAACTCAAGAATGGACAAATTAATTGACACAATAATTAAAGTTAAACAAAATCTTGAACGTGATGTTAAACCTTCAGTTCTTTCTAACTTAATCAGAGAAACACAAATGATTCAGCCAGCTCCTCCTTATAATGGTGGCCGTTTAAATATTTATTTTGCTCGTAAAACTCAAGATCCAGTTCCTACTTTTGTTTTCTTTGTTAACAATAAAAAATATGTCCACTTTAGCTATGAAAGATTTTTAGAAAAGCAAATTAGACAAGTTTTAGACTACACTGGTTGTCCAATTAATTTAGTTTTCAAAAACAAAAGTGGTTTAGAATAA
- the cmk gene encoding (d)CMP kinase: protein MTKITKINIAIDGPCGAGKSTVSQEVARRLGYTFINSGSVYRALALNAKLLGVDWNNEEEINKTLEKDIITLDERENIFLREKNVSVEIREDSISYGSSTIATYKKVRQYVVNLIQNITKKGKGYIMDGRDTTFKIMPYAELKIFLTATPEERAMRRLNQNIALGFNMDYNKVLEEVKLRDYQDMNREVDPLHKVKEAKEIDCTNMGFEAVVVEIIELVKKTIEKLNK from the coding sequence ATGACAAAAATTACAAAGATTAATATTGCAATTGATGGACCTTGCGGTGCAGGTAAATCAACTGTTTCACAAGAAGTAGCAAGAAGGCTTGGATACACATTTATTAATAGTGGAAGTGTGTATAGAGCATTAGCTTTAAATGCAAAATTATTAGGTGTTGATTGAAATAATGAAGAAGAAATCAATAAAACTTTAGAAAAAGATATCATCACTTTAGATGAAAGAGAAAACATCTTTTTAAGAGAAAAAAATGTTTCTGTTGAAATAAGAGAAGATTCAATTTCTTATGGATCTTCAACTATTGCAACATATAAAAAAGTACGTCAATATGTTGTTAATTTAATTCAAAATATTACTAAAAAAGGTAAAGGTTACATTATGGATGGAAGAGATACTACATTCAAAATTATGCCTTATGCAGAATTAAAAATCTTTTTAACAGCAACACCAGAAGAAAGAGCAATGAGAAGATTAAACCAAAACATTGCTTTAGGATTTAATATGGACTACAACAAAGTTCTTGAAGAAGTTAAATTAAGAGACTATCAAGACATGAATCGTGAAGTAGACCCTCTTCATAAAGTTAAAGAAGCAAAAGAAATAGACTGTACAAATATGGGTTTTGAAGCAGTTGTTGTTGAAATTATTGAACTAGTTAAAAAAACAATAGAAAAACTTAATAAATAA
- a CDS encoding MAG0770 family lipoprotein codes for MSKRRKLKFLISFTVLTTTTPLTSAACQSSFWDMGEYEKNNFVSNLKQNVSIYTNNFNKLVKFMDKDNHKLSYQSFYYKEYEKTKEITDFTFENFLLKNSKAFEEKAYKFMVNNVDESTKFKKYFEDFTSTPSDNTNFNFYKNVTYLKKINDEINSILNDWSKYIKNDSTLSQFKNLFENSHWNGWPFFENQTSRQKWYQDRFLKWINQYNEEIESEYKNRYYDEDKASIDYSTIKNPSSESDGKHTHAAINLLREWKSTVISPKDKNNRINKLNEWINDFKKFITDNSWEYKAKNIMIVFNSNYKLQSVDLYTFVDRLEKLIKNSQLPYEKDKKGTEKAEEKYKNFKRNFLEPIDNMKQIINDTVLLINEYK; via the coding sequence ATGTCAAAAAGAAGAAAATTAAAATTTTTAATTTCTTTTACAGTTTTAACCACAACCACTCCTTTGACATCAGCTGCATGTCAAAGTAGTTTTTGAGACATGGGTGAATATGAAAAAAATAATTTTGTTAGCAATCTAAAACAAAATGTCTCTATTTATACAAATAACTTTAATAAATTAGTTAAATTTATGGACAAGGATAACCACAAATTGTCATATCAATCATTTTATTATAAGGAATATGAAAAAACTAAAGAAATAACTGATTTCACATTTGAAAACTTTTTATTAAAAAACTCAAAAGCTTTTGAAGAAAAAGCATATAAATTTATGGTTAATAATGTTGATGAAAGTACTAAATTCAAAAAATATTTTGAAGACTTTACATCTACTCCTAGTGATAATACTAATTTTAATTTTTATAAAAATGTAACCTATTTGAAGAAAATAAATGATGAAATAAATTCAATTTTAAATGACTGATCTAAATACATAAAAAATGATTCTACATTATCTCAATTTAAAAATTTATTTGAAAATTCGCACTGAAACGGTTGACCTTTTTTTGAAAATCAAACATCTAGACAAAAATGATATCAAGATCGCTTTTTAAAATGAATAAACCAATACAATGAAGAAATTGAAAGTGAATATAAAAATCGTTATTATGATGAAGACAAAGCGTCAATTGACTATAGCACAATTAAAAATCCTTCTTCAGAGAGTGATGGAAAACATACTCATGCTGCAATAAATTTATTAAGAGAATGAAAATCAACAGTTATTTCTCCTAAAGATAAAAACAACAGAATTAATAAATTAAATGAATGAATTAATGATTTTAAAAAATTTATAACTGATAATTCATGAGAATATAAGGCAAAAAATATTATGATTGTTTTTAACTCAAATTATAAACTTCAAAGTGTTGATTTATATACCTTTGTAGATAGATTAGAAAAATTAATCAAAAATTCCCAATTGCCCTATGAAAAAGACAAAAAAGGAACTGAAAAAGCTGAAGAAAAATATAAAAATTTTAAAAGAAATTTTCTTGAACCTATTGACAATATGAAGCAAATTATAAATGATACAGTGCTATTAATTAATGAATACAAATAA
- a CDS encoding pseudouridine synthase, translating into MNEINFLVERFAMKELIRVQKLIAQTGYCSRRKAEEYIEKKLVKVNGKIVQLGDKASENDEIKINNQLISLQKPNFVYFLLNKPKKTISTVKDPKGRKTVVDLINYSERIAPVGRLDYDTTGALLLTNDWEMINKLTHPKYEILRTYRVRIDSPLSLKEFKLINAGLIVNGKFSKQIVDQVDTKSYLVTLHVGSYHHIKELFKALNHEVINLKRVSFANLTVEKMPEGSYRTLTLKEIKDLKVLISLQEKKLCQKEEN; encoded by the coding sequence ATGAATGAAATAAATTTTTTGGTAGAAAGGTTTGCAATGAAAGAATTGATTAGGGTTCAAAAACTAATCGCACAAACAGGATATTGTTCAAGAAGAAAAGCTGAAGAATATATTGAAAAAAAACTAGTTAAAGTTAATGGAAAAATTGTTCAATTAGGTGACAAAGCAAGTGAAAACGATGAGATAAAAATTAACAATCAACTAATCTCATTACAAAAACCAAATTTTGTATATTTCCTATTAAATAAGCCTAAAAAGACAATTTCAACAGTTAAAGATCCTAAGGGCAGAAAAACAGTTGTTGATTTAATTAATTACTCAGAAAGAATTGCTCCTGTAGGTCGTTTAGACTATGATACAACTGGCGCTTTGTTATTAACAAATGATTGAGAAATGATTAATAAACTAACACATCCTAAATACGAAATTTTACGTACATATCGTGTTAGAATTGATTCTCCTTTAAGCTTAAAAGAATTCAAATTAATTAACGCTGGTTTGATTGTTAATGGTAAGTTTTCAAAACAAATAGTTGACCAAGTTGATACTAAAAGTTATTTAGTAACTCTTCATGTCGGCTCATACCATCACATCAAAGAATTATTCAAAGCATTAAATCATGAAGTTATTAATCTTAAAAGAGTGTCATTTGCTAACTTAACAGTTGAAAAAATGCCTGAAGGCTCATATCGAACTTTAACTCTTAAAGAAATAAAAGATCTTAAAGTTTTAATTTCATTGCAAGAAAAGAAATTATGTCAAAAAGAAGAAAATTAA